The DNA region ACTTAAGGCCGAAACTAGTCTGTTGTATCGGTTTCGCTTTAAAAAATGCTGATCGATTATTGTGTTTTCCAGCAGCCCCATTCCCTCGGCAAATTCGATGTTCTTATCCCAAAGCTTGTTAAAGGTTTCTTTATACACCGTATCTAAAAGCTGCTTGCCCGTAATCATGTACTTGCTCATTACCGCAGCACCGGCGCTGGTTCCGGCAATGGTAGCGCCATTACGATAGGCTTTATGAATGGCCGCATAAATGGGCGTGTTTAAAACGACTGACATAAAGCGGCTCTGGTCTCCACCTAAAATGTAAATCAACTTCGCCCCTGCTAAAGAATCTGTCCATTTTTTATCGTTCACATCATGCTTCGCAAAATTGAAATTTCTGATTTTCGCATTGGTTTGAATCTTAAGCTGAGCTGAAATATATTTAAATCCGGTGTCGGGCACTTCGCTTGCCATGGGCAGTACAACAATGTAGTCGCTGGTTTTTAAATCCGCTGTCGAAACCAGTTGTTTAATCAGTTCGTTAGAGCGATCGCCTCCTCCAATGATGAATAGGTTGCCTTTATTTTGGGCTCCTGCACTTAA from Pedobacter endophyticus includes:
- a CDS encoding cyanophycinase — encoded protein: MKNLFIIIALLGLALSAGAQNKGNLFIIGGGDRSNELIKQLVSTADLKTSDYIVVLPMASEVPDTGFKYISAQLKIQTNAKIRNFNFAKHDVNDKKWTDSLAGAKLIYILGGDQSRFMSVVLNTPIYAAIHKAYRNGATIAGTSAGAAVMSKYMITGKQLLDTVYKETFNKLWDKNIEFAEGMGLLENTIIDQHFLKRNRYNRLVSALSAHPNMVCVGIDESTAIIVHGSKATVAGESQVIRLANPKALKTTDKGLLKFSQAEFGIFTAGDVMDIKP